The following is a genomic window from Lysinibacillus sp. JNUCC-52.
CGTCTAAAGGTTCAGATAGAACAAATTTGAACCAACTGAAAAGCGCTTCAAATCCTTTGTTGTCAAGGGTTTGAGGCGCTTTTCCTTTTTTTGAGAATACGTTAGAAAAGGATAGAAAATGAAAAGTTTCTACACATTTTCTACACAAAATAAGGTGTTACTAAAACGTTTGGTGACTGTTATAGAACTAAGCCGCAATAAGGTAAATTGCATACAAATTGCCGAGCAGACTTCAAGATAACCATTATTTCATTAATTTTTATTAATCAATCAATTCTTTTTTAAGCATTTAAATAGTACCCTTAGAAAATAAATGTAATTGATTTATTCAACAAACGGGCCAGATTGTGGAATAAGGGGTCTAGCCAAATTTATACGGATTCACAACGGTAAGCAAAGAAATATCCCCAAATGACGTTTTGGGTGTGTTTTCTTATTCAACAATCGGGCGCGTTTGTGAAGTGAAAAACTGGTCCAATTTCTTAATTTTAATGTTAAGAGATTGGACTTTTTATATTTGTTCATGGTGCAAAATAGCACTTAAAACAGGTTATTGGTAGTTAGTTTTTGTTTATATTTTTGGTCATGTATTTTAGTAGGTTTTTAACTTTTTAGAGAGTCTCCTTTTTGTTACCAAAAACGGTCGTTTATGGGGTGAACGGAGAAAAAACAGTGTATGTACAGCATCGCTCCTCGATGACGCGCTTCTTCTCATAAGGAAAAGAAAAGAAAAGAAAGTTGTATACTGAGAAATTATAGTGTTAGTCTGAGTTGGTAGTTTGCACCATTGAGTTAACTGGCAGTTATCTTCAATAACCACATAGTATAAAAGGAATATGTCTGCATCTGAAACGCCTATATTTGGCGTTATTTTCGTTCCATTCCTCACCATCTCATGGAACTTGAAGCATGTATTATAAAATTGCTAATTGCAACTCAACTGCTTGCTTTTAAAGTCAGAGAATGTTGCGATACCTAGAGGGGGGCTTTTGCTTTTGGAAAGCAAAAGCCCCCTCCATCGTTTTGGTGGAAGGGACTTAAAAATATGTGGTCATGGCGTTGGGGCATTATAAGATGCGTCAGCTCCTTTTTTTTGTTCTTTCCGCCAACTTCGTAATCGACTCCACGTCTTGATCGGTTAATTGATCCAGAAAATGTTTGCGTATGGCCATGGTGACGATGGGACGGGCATCATTTAAGGCTGATTTGCCAATGGGAGTAATGATGACCTGAACACCGCGATTGTTGTCTAATGGCTTCCTCATCACCATCCTACGTTTCTCCATCCGCGTCAGATGATGTGACAATCGGCTCTTATCCCAGTCCATGGATTCGGCCAGTTCCTGTTGACGAAGGCTGCCGTTCCCCAGAAGGTCTAACCGATCCAGTACTCCATAATCGCCCTCTGATAGTCCCGTGTGATCGGACATCTCTTTGATTACGCGACCGAAAATGCTGTGAAAGGAGCCTTTCCACTTATACCATAATTGAATTTCTTCTTCGTTCAGTTCGCTATTATTCATGGAATCATTATAGCATAGTTGACGTGTCAACTGCAATGTGATACAGTTGCGTAAGGTTGATATATCAACCTTGCTATTTCTGAGAAGACCAAGAAAGGAACATCCATTATGCAAATGAACGTAATTACGTCTACTCCAGTTATCTCTTTTAAGCCGGTAATACTATCGGCCCCGATGCGTGGCGAGGATTTGCAAGTGCGGGTATCA
Proteins encoded in this region:
- a CDS encoding MarR family winged helix-turn-helix transcriptional regulator, with the protein product MNNSELNEEEIQLWYKWKGSFHSIFGRVIKEMSDHTGLSEGDYGVLDRLDLLGNGSLRQQELAESMDWDKSRLSHHLTRMEKRRMVMRKPLDNNRGVQVIITPIGKSALNDARPIVTMAIRKHFLDQLTDQDVESITKLAERTKKRS